DNA from Dokdonella koreensis DS-123:
CGCGTCGGCGGCGCCCTTGCGGATCGCGCGCGCGCCGTCGGCACCGGCGATGTCGACGCCGGACATGCGCGTGGCCGCACTGAACGCGAGGTAGTGCGCCTGCGCCGGTTCGTCGATCGCGCTGCCCTGCTGGCGCGCCAGCCGCACGATCGACTTGCCCTCGGGCGTCGGGTCGGCCAGCGAGGCGAGCAGGGCCGCATCACGCAGCGTGCGCAGCTCCACGCCGGCCAGCGGATGGAACGCGGTGGCCTGGCGGTCGCCGAAGGTGATCGTGCCGGTCTTGTCGAGCAGCAGCACGTCGACGTCGCCGGCCACCTCCACCGCCTTGCCGGACTTGGCCAGCACGTTGGCCGCCAGCGCCCGGTTCATGCCGGCGATGCCGATGGCCGGCAGCAGGCCGCCGATCGTGGTCGGGATCAGGCAGACCAGCAGCGCGATCAGCAGCAGCACGTCCACCTTCACGCCGACGAAGGCGCCGATCGCCGGCAGGGTGGCCACGACGATCAGGAACGTCAGCGTCATCGCCGCCAGCAGCATCGTCAGCGCGACCTCGTTCGGCGTCTTCTGCCGGTTGGCGCCCTCGACCAGCGCGATCATGCGGTCGAGGAAGCTGTGGCCGGGCTCGGCGGTGATGCGCACGACGATCCGGTCGGACAGCACCTTGGTGCCGCCGATCACGCCCGAGCGGTCGGTGCCGGCCTCGCGCAGTACCGGTGCCGATTCGCCGGTGACGGCCGATTCGTTGATCGTCGCGACGCCCTCGACGATCTCGCCGTCGGCCGGGATGAACTCGCCGGCGCTGACGATCACCGCATCGCCGGGCCGCAGCGCGGCGGCGGCGATGCGTGTCTCCTCGCCGGCCGGGCCGATGCGGCGTGCGATCAGGTCGCTGCGCGCGCGCCGCAGCGCGGCGGCCTGGCCGCGGCCGCGTGCTTCGGCGACCGCCTCGGCGAAGTTGCCGAACAGCACCGTGACGAACAGGATCGCGGTCACCGCCCAGCCGAAGCCGGGCGTCGCCTGGCCGCCGAGCGTGATCAGCGCCGCCAGCAGCGTGCCGGCGAAGACGATCGCCATCACCGGGCTCCTGACCAGGTGCTGCGGCGACAGCTTGACGAAGGCATCACGCACGGCGGCGCGCAGGCCGGCCGCGTCGAGCAGGGCCCGGTGGCGGCGGGGAGGTATGGCGGAGGAGGAAAGGCCGGTCATGGCTGCGGGGCTCGGTAACGGATGAGGGGCTCGGGGGGCGTGCTGCGGGCGTGGTCAGGCGGGGGCGAGCGCCAGGTGGTCGGCGATCGGTCCCAGCACCAGGGCCGGCATGAACTGCAGCAGCGTGAGAATGACGATCACCGCCACCACGGTCAGCGCGAAGGTGGGGGTCTCCACCTGCAGCGTGCCGGCCGACTCGGGCGAGGGCCGCTTGCGGGCGAGGCGGGCGGCCACCACCAGCGGCACGATCAGTGCCGGATAGCGGCCGAGCAGCAGCACCAGCACGCAGCTGAGGTTCCACCAGGGCGTCGCATCGCCCAGGCCCTCGAAGCCCGAGCCGTTGTTGGCGAACGCCGAGGCGTACTCGTAGAGCACCTGGCTGACGCCGTGGAAGCCGGGATTGGAATTGCCGGTGATCGCCGGCACCGCCAGCGTCAGCGCGGTCAGGCCGAGCACCACCAGCGGCTGCAGCAGGATCAGCAGCGCCAGCAGGCGGACTTCGCCGGCCTCGATCTTGCGGCCGAACAGCTCCGGTGTGCGCCCGGTCATCAGGCCGGCCAGGAACACGCTGAGCAGCAGGTAGACCAGGAACTGCTGCAGGCCGCAGCCGACGCCGCCCCAGATCGCGTTGACCAGCATGTTGGCCAGCGCCACCAGCCCGGTCAGCGGCGCCAGCGAGTCGTGCATGGCGTCGACCGAGCCGTTGTTGACCTGGGTCGTCAGCGTGGACCACAGCGCCGAGGATTCGGCGCCCAGCCGCGTTTCCTTGCCTTCCATCAGTGCGGCATCGGCGCGCGTGGCCGAGTGCGCCTCGGACCAGAACGCGGCGCCGGTGGAGGCGGCCGACATCAGCAGCATGCAGCCGAGCACCAGGCCGGTGAATTTCCGCCGGCCGGTGAACGGACCGACCATGAAGACGATCGAGACCGGGATCAGCACGATGCCGAGCAGCTCGATCAGGTTCGACAGCGGTGTCGGGTTCTCCAGCGGGAACGCGCTGTTGGGGCCGTACCAGCCGCCGCCGTTGGAGCCGAGCTGCTTGGCGGCGACCATCGGCGCCACCGGGCCGAGCGGTATCTTCTGGGCGGCCATGCCGGCGCTGGCGTCGATCGGCGTCGCGACCGGCCCGGCCGCCAGGGTCGACGGCACGCCCTGGCTGGTCAGCAGCAGCGACCAGGCCAGGCACAGCGGCAGCATGAAGCGCACCGTCGGGCGGATCACGTCGGCCCAGTAGTTGCCGACGTCGACCTCGGGACGGTCGCCGGCATTCCCGCCGCGCGCCGCGCCATCGGCCGCACGGCCGCCGAACAGGGCGCGCAGCGTCGCCGCCACCAGGGCCAGGCCCATCATCGGCGTCACCACCTGCAGGCCGACGATGCCGGTCATCTGCGACAGGTACGACAGCTGCGCCTGGCCCGAGTAGTGCTGCTGGTTGGTGTTGGTCAGGAACGACACCATCGTGTGCAGCGCCGTGTCCCAGCGCAGGTTGGGAATGCCGTCCGGGTTGAGCGGCAGCCACGCCTGGGTCATGAAGATCAGCCAGGTCGGCAGGCCGACCGCCAGGTTGCTGACCAGGAACGCGAGCGCGTAGCCGCGCCAGCTCATACCGTGGCGCGGGTCGGTGCCGAGCGCCGCGTAGAGCGGCCGCTCGATCCAGCCGAACACGCGGTCGCCGGGCAGCGGGCCGCCGCGCATCACGGCGGCGAGGTAGCGCCCGAGCGGCCAGCCGAGGCCAAGCGCGAGCGCGAAGACGAGCAGGGCTTCGATCATGATCGGATCTCGCTCAGAACGTGTGGGGTCGCAGGATCACCAGCAGCAGATAGGTCGCCGCCAGGATCACCGCGATGCCGCAGACAACCGCCAGCCAGTCGGCCATCGTCGTGTCCTTCAGAAGGTGGCCTGCACGGCCGCTTCGATGCGCGTGCCGGCAAGGTCGGGAAACAGGCGCTTGGCCGCCGTGTCGGTGGCGTGCGCGCTGAGGCGCAGCTCGAACGGCGCCTTGAACGCCCACACCGCGCTCAGCAGGCCGTGCGCGTAGCCGTCGTCGTAGGCGTCCAGGTCGTACCAGCCCGCGGCCGCCTCCAGGCGGAAGGTCTCGGCCAGCGGCCAGCGCGCGCCGAGCTGCAGGTAGGTGCCGGCGTCGCCGCTCGCCAGCGCGTCGTTCGAGCGCGCCACCTGCAGCCACCCGATCCCGCGCCAGGTCAGCGTCGCATTGGCCTCGGTCCAGTTCAGGTCGAGCGTGGTCGAGGGGTAGCGGTAGTGGGTCAGGTTGACGTCCAGCGCCCAGTCCGCGGCCAGTGCGCCGCTCCAGCCGACGACGGCGTCGAACTCGCTGCTGGCATGGGTTTCCGGGGCGAACTCGACGTTGGAACCCCACAGCGAGGCGTACCAGCCGCCGTCGCCGGCCAGGCGCAAGCCGGCCTGCACGGCCGGGTCGCCCTGGGTCTGCGAGGTTCCGCGCCAGACGTAGTCGCTGGTCAGCGCCGCGTTGCCACCGAACGTGAAGGCCAGGGCCGGGGCCGACGCCGGGACGAGCAGGACGGCGGCCAGTACGCGCTGCCGCCGGAGTAGAGAAAAGGACATGGACCGATCGCAGTCGACATGGCCGGATGGCCACGGCGTCAGTGTCGGTGCGAGGCCCGTAAAGGCACCATGCCGGTGCCGGCGCCGCGCCGTAAATTCGGCGTAACCGATGCGCCCGCGCGGGGACGGCGGTGGAATGCCGGGCGATACGCGACGGCGCGGATCACCGCGGCGGTGATGGTGCGGCCGGCGCTACCGCCGCAGGGCTCTCACGTGCGCGTGGATCGCTCGCGCCGCACGGGACCTGGCGCCGCGTGCGTGGCGCCCCTCGCCGGGGCGCCGCGCCGCAGTGGCGGAAGTGTCAGTGGCGGAAGTGGCGCACGCCGGTGAACACCATCGCGATGCCGGCCTCGTCGGCCGCGGCGATCACTTCCTCGTCGCGCATCGAGCCACCCGGCTGGATCACCGCCACGATGCCGGCCGCGGCCGCGGCGTCGATGCCGTCGCGGAACGGGAAGAACGCATCGCTGGCCATGACGCTGCCGGGTACCGCGATGCCGGCCTCCTCGGCCTTGAGCGCGGCGATGCGGGCGCTGACGACGCGGCTCATCTGGCCGGCGCCGATGCCGACGGTGTGCTGCCCGCGCGCGTAGACGATCGCATTGGACTTGACGAACTTGGCGACGCGCCAGGCGAACAGCAGGTCGTCGGTCTCGGCCGCCGTCGGCGCGCGCCGCGTGACCGTGCGCAGCTCGCTGCGCTGCACCTCGCGCACGTCGGCGGTCTGCATCAGCAGGCCCGAGCCCACGCGCTTGACGTCGACGTTGTTGCGGCCCTCGCCGTGGGCGATGGTGATGACGCGCACGTTCGGCTTCTTCGCGCAGAGCGCGAGCGCGGCGGCGTCCACCGCCGGCGCGATCAGCACTTCGACGAACTGGCGGTCGAGGATCGTCTTGGCGGTGGCTGCGTCGAGCGGCCGGTTGAACGCGATGATGCCGCCGAAGGCGGACGTCGCGTCGGTGGCATAGGCCTGTTCGTAGGCCTCGCCGATCGACGGCGCCTGGGCGACGCCACAGGGATTGGCGTGCTTGACGATGACGCAGGCCGGCGCCTCGAACTGGCGCACGCATTCCCAGGCGGCGTCGGCATCGGCGAGGTTGTTGTAGCTCAGTTCCTTGCCCTGCAGCTGCCGCAGCGTCGCCAGCGTGCCCGGCACCGGCCACAGGTCGCGGTAGAACGCCGCCTGCTGGTGCGGGTTCTCGCCGTAGCGCAGGTCCATGACCTTGACGAAATTGCCGTTCTGCTGCGTCGGGAAGGCGTCGCGGCCGCCGGCCTCGTTGATCGAGGACAGGTGGTTGGCGATCGCCGCGTCGTACTGCGCGACGCGATTGAACGCAGCCACCGCGAGCGCGAAGCGCGTCCCGGCCGACAGCGCGCCGCCGGCGGCGTCGAGTTCGGCGAGCAGGGCGGGGTATTGCGCCGGGTCGGTGGCCACCGCGACGTGCGCGAAGTTCTTCGCCGCCGCGCGCAGCATCGCCGGGCCGCCGATGTCGATGTTCTCGACGACCGTCTCGAAGCTGCTGGCCGGATCGGCCGAGACGCGCTCGAACGGATAGAGGTTCAGCACCAGCAGGTCGATCGGGGCGATGCCGTGCTCGGCCATCACCGCATCGTCGGTGCCGCGGCGTCCGAGCAGGCCGCCGTGGACTTTCGGGTGCAGCGTCTTGACGCGGCCGTCC
Protein-coding regions in this window:
- the kdpB gene encoding potassium-transporting ATPase subunit KdpB, with the protein product MTGLSSSAIPPRRHRALLDAAGLRAAVRDAFVKLSPQHLVRSPVMAIVFAGTLLAALITLGGQATPGFGWAVTAILFVTVLFGNFAEAVAEARGRGQAAALRRARSDLIARRIGPAGEETRIAAAALRPGDAVIVSAGEFIPADGEIVEGVATINESAVTGESAPVLREAGTDRSGVIGGTKVLSDRIVVRITAEPGHSFLDRMIALVEGANRQKTPNEVALTMLLAAMTLTFLIVVATLPAIGAFVGVKVDVLLLIALLVCLIPTTIGGLLPAIGIAGMNRALAANVLAKSGKAVEVAGDVDVLLLDKTGTITFGDRQATAFHPLAGVELRTLRDAALLASLADPTPEGKSIVRLARQQGSAIDEPAQAHYLAFSAATRMSGVDIAGADGARAIRKGAADAIARNVAAFGGSAPNELDARVAQVARGGATPLVVSEGRHVLGVVELSDVVKHGIRERFAQLRAMGVRTVMITGDNPLTAAAIAAEAGVDDFIAEARPEDKLARIRAEQAAGRLVAMVGDGTNDAPALAQADVGLAMNSGTQAAKEAGNMVDLDSDPAKLLAVVEVGKQQLITRGALTTFSLANDVAKYFAILPALFAAAIPQMAVLDVMRLSSPANAVLAALIFNALIIPALIPLALRGVRFHPAGATALLRRNLLIYGAGGVLLPFAGIKLIDLLLAATVGA
- the kdpA gene encoding potassium-transporting ATPase subunit KdpA; this encodes MIEALLVFALALGLGWPLGRYLAAVMRGGPLPGDRVFGWIERPLYAALGTDPRHGMSWRGYALAFLVSNLAVGLPTWLIFMTQAWLPLNPDGIPNLRWDTALHTMVSFLTNTNQQHYSGQAQLSYLSQMTGIVGLQVVTPMMGLALVAATLRALFGGRAADGAARGGNAGDRPEVDVGNYWADVIRPTVRFMLPLCLAWSLLLTSQGVPSTLAAGPVATPIDASAGMAAQKIPLGPVAPMVAAKQLGSNGGGWYGPNSAFPLENPTPLSNLIELLGIVLIPVSIVFMVGPFTGRRKFTGLVLGCMLLMSAASTGAAFWSEAHSATRADAALMEGKETRLGAESSALWSTLTTQVNNGSVDAMHDSLAPLTGLVALANMLVNAIWGGVGCGLQQFLVYLLLSVFLAGLMTGRTPELFGRKIEAGEVRLLALLILLQPLVVLGLTALTLAVPAITGNSNPGFHGVSQVLYEYASAFANNGSGFEGLGDATPWWNLSCVLVLLLGRYPALIVPLVVAARLARKRPSPESAGTLQVETPTFALTVVAVIVILTLLQFMPALVLGPIADHLALAPA
- a CDS encoding potassium-transporting system small peptide KdpF; amino-acid sequence: MADWLAVVCGIAVILAATYLLLVILRPHTF
- a CDS encoding TorF family putative porin; protein product: MSFSLLRRQRVLAAVLLVPASAPALAFTFGGNAALTSDYVWRGTSQTQGDPAVQAGLRLAGDGGWYASLWGSNVEFAPETHASSEFDAVVGWSGALAADWALDVNLTHYRYPSTTLDLNWTEANATLTWRGIGWLQVARSNDALASGDAGTYLQLGARWPLAETFRLEAAAGWYDLDAYDDGYAHGLLSAVWAFKAPFELRLSAHATDTAAKRLFPDLAGTRIEAAVQATF
- the purH gene encoding bifunctional phosphoribosylaminoimidazolecarboxamide formyltransferase/IMP cyclohydrolase, giving the protein MSDPSAAPVRRALLSVSDKTGLIDLARGLAARGVELLSTGGTARALREAGLAVRDVSELTGFPEIMDGRVKTLHPKVHGGLLGRRGTDDAVMAEHGIAPIDLLVLNLYPFERVSADPASSFETVVENIDIGGPAMLRAAAKNFAHVAVATDPAQYPALLAELDAAGGALSAGTRFALAVAAFNRVAQYDAAIANHLSSINEAGGRDAFPTQQNGNFVKVMDLRYGENPHQQAAFYRDLWPVPGTLATLRQLQGKELSYNNLADADAAWECVRQFEAPACVIVKHANPCGVAQAPSIGEAYEQAYATDATSAFGGIIAFNRPLDAATAKTILDRQFVEVLIAPAVDAAALALCAKKPNVRVITIAHGEGRNNVDVKRVGSGLLMQTADVREVQRSELRTVTRRAPTAAETDDLLFAWRVAKFVKSNAIVYARGQHTVGIGAGQMSRVVSARIAALKAEEAGIAVPGSVMASDAFFPFRDGIDAAAAAGIVAVIQPGGSMRDEEVIAAADEAGIAMVFTGVRHFRH